A genomic region of Solanum dulcamara chromosome 2, daSolDulc1.2, whole genome shotgun sequence contains the following coding sequences:
- the LOC129880987 gene encoding putative MO25-like protein At5g47540 — MKGLLFKSKPKTPVELVRQTRDLLIYTQRNSDVRESKREEKMMELSKTMRDLKCVLYGNGQSEPVSEACSQLTQEFFREDTLRLLINILPKLNLEARKDATQVVANLQRQQVQSRLIACYYLEANIDLMDILVAGYENIEMALHYGTMLRECIRHQSVARYVLESEHVKKFFDYIQLPNFDIAADAAATFKELLTRHKSTVAEFLSKNYDWFFAEYNSKLLESSNYITRRQAIKLLGDILLDRSNSAVMTRYVSSRDNLRILMNLLRESSKSIQIEAFHVFKLFAANKNKPSDIVSILVANRSKLLRLFADFKTDKEDEQFEADKAQVVKEIASLDTKELS; from the exons ATGAAGGGCTTATTATTCAAATCAAAACCGAAAACTCCTGTTGAACTTGTTCGTCAGACTCGTGATCTCCTTATCTATACACAGCGTAATTCCGATGTTCGCGAGAGCAagcgagaagaaaag ATGATGGAGTTAAGCAAGACAATGCGGGACTTAAAGTGTGTTCTTTACGGGAATGGTCAATCAGAACCTGTCTCTGAAGCTTGTTCTCAGCTGACTCAAGAATTCTTTAGAGAAGACACTCTACGGCTGCTGATTAATATTCTTCCGAAACTGAATTTAGAG GCTCGTAAAGACGCTACTCAAGTAGTTGCAAATCTTCAAAGACAACAGGTTCAATCGCGGTTGATTGCTTGTTATTACTTGGAAGCAAACATTGATCTGATGGATATATTAGTAGCAGG GTATGAGAATATAGAAATGGCTTTGCATTATGGTACAATGCTAAGGGAATGCATTCGACACCAGAGTGTTGCAAG GTATGTCTTGGAATCAGAGCATGTGAAGAAGTTTTTTGATTATATTCAGCTGCCAAATTTTGACATTGCTGCTGATGCCGCTGCAACTTTTAAG GAACTCTTGACGAGGCACAAATCAACAGTAGCTGAGTTTCTTTCGAAGAATTATGACTGG TTCTTTGCCGAGTATAACTCCAAACTGCTCGAGTCCAGTAATTACATCACTAGAAGGCAAGCTATCAAG CTGTTGGGAGATATCCTGCTCGACCGCTCAAACTCTGCAGTAATGACGCGTTACGTTAGTTCAAGAGACAACTTAAGGATCCTTATGAATCTTCTCAGG GAGTCAAGCAAGAGTATCCAGATAGAAGCATTCCATGTTTTCAAG TTATTTGCTGCAAACAAGAACAAGCCTTCAGATATTGTTAGCATCCTTGTCGCAAACAGAAGCAAGCTTCTGCGCCTCTTTGCCGATTTTAAGACTGATAAAG AGGATGAGCAATTTGAGGCTGACAAAGCACAAGTTGTCAAAGAAATTGCATCCCTTGATACCAAGGAACTCTCTTGA